The nucleotide sequence GCCCACTCGCCCGATAAGGTCGAATCTACGGGCTCGCGAAGAGCTCATTCGCAAATTGAGCAGGCTGGGATTGAAAGTCTCCTTGTGAGTGACGAGCGCAGCTTACAGCCACTCAGTCAGCAGCTTTCAGCACCCCGTCACACCTTTGTGCAACCGCAGCAGCAACACGCCACACGATGGCCTGACATGCGGTTTCTCTCTGCGCATGCGCAAGTTCGGCCACCTTCGTGCGCGGACGCCGCGCGCCGGACCCAACGGCCGACCTCACACCGAGATGGACATCCTCTGATCTACTGATCAGTAGTCGCGGAAACGGCCTAGTTCGCGAAATCCACCCGACACCAATGAGTGTATGGATGGTCACGAAAGCTGCTGTGGGTAGTAATACGCGGCCGAATATTCACACATCCGATTGTTACCCAGCGGTACCGTTTGACGTCTCAGTCGCGGTGTCCGCGCAGTATCCGGAGATGAGGCGAGGGCATCGCCACGGTGTCTCCTTCGCCTTCACGCGCAGCCGGGACAAGTGGTCCACGCGCGTCCAGTTCGGCCAGCAGGACCTCGATCGCCTCCGCCTTCGCCACCCGCGCCCGCCCGCGGTAGAGCTCCGCGGCGTCCCGCCACAACTTCCGCGCATCGTCGGGGTTTCCGTGATCGCAGAGAACGGCGGCCAGGACGCCCAAGGCCCGCGCCTGTCCAGTCGCATGCCGAGTCCGGTTCGCATAATCGACCGCACGATGCGCGTACCGCAGCGCCGCCCCGGCGTCACCTTCCGCGTGCCGAAGCTGAGCGAGCACTGTGGTGAGTTTCATGATCGTGGGAAGATCTTGGCTGGCCTCGATCAACGCTTCGCCGGCACTGCATTCCAGCGACGCTTCGGCAAGCCTGCCGAGGCGGACCAGCAATGCCCCGAGAGCGGCGTGCGCCCGCATCAGCTCAGTGGCGTCACCGGCTTCGCGCCGGTGTCGCACGGCCTCCCGGTACAGTGCGAGCGCCTCCTCGTCGTGGCCGCCCATCTCGACCAACGCGTCGGCGAAGCGATGTTCCGCGCTGGCACACAACATCGGCTCACCGAGTTCGCGAACTGACGGCAGCACCTTCCGATATCTTTCGACCGCTTCGGCCGCGCGACCGGCATGGAAATGCACACGGGCCAGGTTCAGCCTGACCGTCGCAACGCCGACCGCGATCCCATGGGCGTCGACCAGTTCGAGCGCGCGCAGCAGGCACGTCTCGGCGGCGTCGTCGGCGCCGCTGAGCATGTGCACCACCGCCAGGTCGTTCAGGCACGAAGCCAATGAGCCCACGTCACCTTGTGCCGACGCGGCGCGGACGGCAATGGTGAGCCCCTCGATCGCGTCGGGGTATATCCCCTGCAGGATGAAGAATTCCGAGGCCATTGCGGGCAGAAGATACGAAATACCGTTGAGAACACCTTCCGACGCCGCGCTGATCGCCATGATCGACGTTCGTTCCCGCAGCACCCACTGCTTTGCTTCGGCGACGTTCCGGAACCCGGGCGTGGGCGCCGCCCGCACCATCGGAGGCAGGTTCAACAGCTCTTTGTGCGGGAACTGCAGGCGATACGCGTCGATGACCACGCGCAGGTAGAACTCGAACATCCTCCTCCGCGCGAGGTCCACATCGGACAGCTGGGCGGCCAGGGACGCGGCGTACAAATGCAGAAGGTCGTGCACGCGATAGCGATCGAGGTCCGCGGGGTGCTCGATCAGATGCGCGGCGACCAGTATGTCGAGTGAGCGGCGCACCTCCGACGCAGGGCGCCCGTCCGCCGCGGCGATCACCGCGGTGGTCATCTCGGCGCTCGGATGCAGGCCGATCAGGGCGAACACACGCTGCTCGGCGGGCTCGAGGTCGTGATACGAAAGGGCGAAGGCTGACCTCAGGCTCATCCCCGGCCAGTCGCCCTCGTCACCGAGGTCCAGCAGCAGTTCGGCGTCGCGCAATTGGGTCGCCAAGGTTCGCATCCGGGTACCCGCTCGCGAGACGGCGCGTTCGGCGACCAGGGTCAGCGCCAACGGGTTGCCCTGGCACAGCCGCACCAGTTCTCCGACCCCCTCCGCGTCATCTCGCGCCCGGTGACCGATTCGCCGGGTCAGCAGGGCGGAGGAATACCGGTCGCCGAGCGGGAAGACCGTGATCACCGGCGGGGTCAGCTTCGCCGACAAGGACTTCAGGCGCCACCGCGAAACGATCAGCACCGTGCACGACGACAGGACACCCAGCAGCGGCGCGACCTGATCGGAACTGCGCACGTTGTCGAGAATCACGAGCATCGAGCGCCGGGCGAGCAACGCCGACAGTTTCGCGGCGCGGGCGATCGGATTGACCACTTGGTCGACCGGGAAATCCAGCAACGACAAGAGTGTGTCGACTATTTCGCCGGCGTCGGCCTTCGCGGCTTGGCTGTCACCGCGAAGATCCAGCATGACCGCGCCATGTCGGTACCGTCGTTCCGCGCGGTGGGCCCATTTGGCCGCCAACGTCGTCTTCCCGACCCCGGGTCCTCCGGTCACCACCACCGCGGCACGTTTCGGCGCGCCCGCGGAATCGGTCGTGTAAGCGTCGAGCAGCGCGAGCAGATCGACTCTTCCCGCGACATCGTCGACGTCCGGCGGCAAATGCCGGATCATGTGCTCGTTTTGACCGGCGGAATCGGGCGAAGCCGGTTTGCGGCGGGGAATCACCCGTTCCGGCCGGATCAATACCTTGTCGTTGACCGCCCGCAGTTCTTCCGCGGCCCTTGTCTCCCCAGCCTCACGGTAACGGGCATACGTCGCCCGAAAGAAGTCGGCGGCTTCAGCGGGTTGATCGGCTTCG is from Amycolatopsis lurida and encodes:
- a CDS encoding tetratricopeptide repeat protein → MNWAGPRPRQVLTALLTAPNRRLPLDVVVDWVWEEHERAPQDAHSTLHQNATKLRRAFHEKSVPANVSVGKGGCLLEIEPALIDHFGFQAMMDKARRFRELGQHDRALVEALSAVRLCRDEALADLRTERADGWRALWERSEWIPANAFVVAEHLATGQADAAVRKLAELEQAHPRELSFEKLRIRALAEADQPAEAADFFRATYARYREAGETRAAEELRAVNDKVLIRPERVIPRRKPASPDSAGQNEHMIRHLPPDVDDVAGRVDLLALLDAYTTDSAGAPKRAAVVVTGGPGVGKTTLAAKWAHRAERRYRHGAVMLDLRGDSQAAKADAGEIVDTLLSLLDFPVDQVVNPIARAAKLSALLARRSMLVILDNVRSSDQVAPLLGVLSSCTVLIVSRWRLKSLSAKLTPPVITVFPLGDRYSSALLTRRIGHRARDDAEGVGELVRLCQGNPLALTLVAERAVSRAGTRMRTLATQLRDAELLLDLGDEGDWPGMSLRSAFALSYHDLEPAEQRVFALIGLHPSAEMTTAVIAAADGRPASEVRRSLDILVAAHLIEHPADLDRYRVHDLLHLYAASLAAQLSDVDLARRRMFEFYLRVVIDAYRLQFPHKELLNLPPMVRAAPTPGFRNVAEAKQWVLRERTSIMAISAASEGVLNGISYLLPAMASEFFILQGIYPDAIEGLTIAVRAASAQGDVGSLASCLNDLAVVHMLSGADDAAETCLLRALELVDAHGIAVGVATVRLNLARVHFHAGRAAEAVERYRKVLPSVRELGEPMLCASAEHRFADALVEMGGHDEEALALYREAVRHRREAGDATELMRAHAALGALLVRLGRLAEASLECSAGEALIEASQDLPTIMKLTTVLAQLRHAEGDAGAALRYAHRAVDYANRTRHATGQARALGVLAAVLCDHGNPDDARKLWRDAAELYRGRARVAKAEAIEVLLAELDARGPLVPAAREGEGDTVAMPSPHLRILRGHRD